CCTTGATCAAGGCCCCCCGGTAGAGTGAAACCTTTGATTAAGATAACTGCAACAACTGGTTAGCGGGGACTTCCGTGTGAACACTTCCGTGTGAACTTAGAATGATTGCGGATTGTCCCAGTTATTTGTAAAGTTTTTTGAACTAGTTGGTCATTGAGCGGCCCAGTTTGGGGGCCGTGGTAGAGGGCTATCTGGGCGTAAATACAGGATGAGCGCAGGAAATATCAGGTAAACTAGTAAGAAATACATTTTATACCAACCGACTGTTTTCTCTAGGCGCTTATGCCAGAATGAGCCTAGAACTGCGGATTGGGGATAACGCCATTGCGTGGTTTAGCACGAGTTATACAATATGAGCATCCGTAGCGTTATGAGCATCCGTAGGGCTTATGGAAGTGGACAGCACCTCGACGAGAACGGTAGGGGTAGCTGACCGTTTGACTGTGGTCTAGGCCAGTGATGCAGGGTTCTATGCGCCAACGACTCGATTCTGATTAGGTTGAGTAGAGTAGGTTATGAGAGAAGCAGGTGCCGGTGATAGCAAAACGCTATTGCTGATTGATGATGATCCCAACTTGACCCTGCTGGTCAAAGATTATCTAGAGTTCCGGGGTTATAGCGTTCTGGTGGCCAACAATGGTCAGGAAGGGCTGGATGTGCTAGACCAAACGATGCCGGATATGATCATTTGCGATGTCATGATGCCGGAGTTGGATGGCTATGCCTTTGTCCAACGGGTGCGTGAGAATCCCCGGACCAATTGGATTCCGATTTTATTCCTGTCGGCAAAGGGGCAGAGTGCCGATCGCGTGAAGGGGTTGAGCACAGGGGCGGATGTCTATATGGTCAAGCCCTTTGAACCGGAGGAGTTGGTGGCGCAGGTAGAGTCATCCCTGAAGGCGGCGTCACGGTTGCGGGAACATCCGACGGGGCGGCTGGAGGAAGGACCAACGATTCAGGTGCCGTTTGATGTGTCGTTGACGCCGACTGAGTTGAAGGTGGTGCAACTGGTGGCACGGGGTATGGCGAATCGGGAAATCGCTGAGCAGATGAATGTGAGCCAGCGGACGATCGAGAGCCATGTTAGCAATATGCTGGGGAAGACGGGCTTGCACAATCGCACGGAGCTTTCCCGCTGGGCGATCGAGAATAATATGGCCTAGGGCGGAGAGTGTGCGGAGCGTGCCGTTTCGTCGTAGCCCATGCCCTATCCGGGAGGATATGGTCAATTCAAATAAGAACGATACAGTTTTTCACTCCCCTCTCCCAGAGCGGGAGAGGAGCTGGAGGTGAGGGGGCTGTTTCAGCCTCAATTGCAATGACTATACCTATGACTATACCTATTGACCGGAACGTCTCTGAGGAGGTTATTTAGACGGTTTAGCCAGTCGGTGTGGGGGCCGTTTAAGCGGCGATCGTGGGTGTCGCGTCCGTGGGGGCGAGGGTAACCCGACTGCGGCAGGGGGGGTGGGGTGGACGATCGTGAGCAGGTTAAGGGCTTGCTGTTCGGTTGGCGTGAGGTCTCGCCACTGTCCGGGTTGGAGGTTAGTCAGGCAAAGGTTAGCGATCGCGACGCGAATTAATCGCAGGGTGGGAAAGCCGACGGCTGCTGTCATCCGTCGCACCTGACGATTCCGTCCTTCAGTCAGGGTGATTTCCAACCAGGCGGTGGGAATTTGTTGGCGAAAGCGAATGGGGGGATAGCGCGGGGGCACGGTAGGGGCCTCGGTCATTAATCGAACTTGGGCGGGACGGGTGCGGTAATTCTGGATGAGAACACCCTGGCGCAACTGTTCTAATGCCAAGGTGTGGGGGATGCCTTCAACTTGCACCCAGTAGGTCCGGGGATGTTGGAAGCGGGGATGGCTCAGGCGATGTTGCAACTGCCCGTCGTTGGTGAGGAGCATTAACCCCTCACTGTCGTAATCGAGTCGTCCAACCGCATACACATCAGGGACGGGGATATAGTCCTTGAGGGTGGATCGGCGATTGGTGGCTGTCGCATCAGTGAACTGGCACAGGACTTGATAGGGTTTATAAAACAGAAGGTAGCGGTAACTCACGGCTAAAGGGGTATGGCGTGATGAAAATTTCCTAATGAGTAATCCTGAAATTAATGAATTGAAGTAATGTGAGGGTTATAGTCATTGCAATTTAGGCTGAAACAGCCCACTCATCCCTAGTCCCTATCCCAGAGCCGGAGAGGGGAGTAAAAAGTGTACCGTTCTTATTTGGATTGACCATAAATGAAGTCTGTCAGGCGATAGGGAAGCCATCCCGTCCGTGGGGGATAGTGAGGAGGGCATTGATATCCGGGCCGATCGGGATGATACCACCGGGATTGAGGGGGAAGAGGTTGCCGTAGTAGTCCCGTTTGATGATGTCAAGCTGGCAGGTGTCCGCAATGCCGGGAAGTTGGTAAAGCTCCCGCAAGTAGCCGCTCAGGTGGGGATAATCCTGAAGCCGCTGCTGGTTACATTTAAAGAGGCCGTAGTAAACCAGATCGAACCGAATCAAGGTCGTGAAGAGGCGTACGTCGGCGAGGGTGAGGCGATCGCCACACAGGTAACGGTGTTGCGCGAGGGTGGTTTCAATCGCATCCAAGGTGGTAAATAAGGCTTGACAGGCTTGTTCATAGGCTGCTTGGCTTTGGGCAAACCCGCAGCGGTAGACACCGTTATTAACGGTGGCGTAGATACGCTCGTTCCAACGATCGATGTCAATCTTCAAGTCAGCCGGGTATAGATCCAGGTCTGGATGACGGGCAAAGGCATTCAATTCAGCATTGAGGTTAACAATAATATCAGCACTTTCATTGTTGACGATCGTCGCTGTGTGATCATCCCATAACACAGGCACGGTACAGCGTCCGCTATACCCGGG
This DNA window, taken from Trichothermofontia sichuanensis B231, encodes the following:
- a CDS encoding pseudouridine synthase, yielding MSYRYLLFYKPYQVLCQFTDATATNRRSTLKDYIPVPDVYAVGRLDYDSEGLMLLTNDGQLQHRLSHPRFQHPRTYWVQVEGIPHTLALEQLRQGVLIQNYRTRPAQVRLMTEAPTVPPRYPPIRFRQQIPTAWLEITLTEGRNRQVRRMTAAVGFPTLRLIRVAIANLCLTNLQPGQWRDLTPTEQQALNLLTIVHPTPPAAVGLPSPPRTRHPRSPLKRPPHRLAKPSK
- a CDS encoding response regulator transcription factor; the encoded protein is MREAGAGDSKTLLLIDDDPNLTLLVKDYLEFRGYSVLVANNGQEGLDVLDQTMPDMIICDVMMPELDGYAFVQRVRENPRTNWIPILFLSAKGQSADRVKGLSTGADVYMVKPFEPEELVAQVESSLKAASRLREHPTGRLEEGPTIQVPFDVSLTPTELKVVQLVARGMANREIAEQMNVSQRTIESHVSNMLGKTGLHNRTELSRWAIENNMA
- a CDS encoding glutathione S-transferase family protein, with protein sequence MLKKLGFRQSLPPATVIKLGKFVWTTMWQTMMAQMAPRNAAGEYLRPASQFRQMISSQPGAIYPPAAGRYRLFVGWGCPWAHRTLVVRALKGLEAAIAIAIVEPSPDTGMWVLTQPELGCQTLPDLYQKAKPGYSGRCTVPVLWDDHTATIVNNESADIIVNLNAELNAFARHPDLDLYPADLKIDIDRWNERIYATVNNGVYRCGFAQSQAAYEQACQALFTTLDAIETTLAQHRYLCGDRLTLADVRLFTTLIRFDLVYYGLFKCNQQRLQDYPHLSGYLRELYQLPGIADTCQLDIIKRDYYGNLFPLNPGGIIPIGPDINALLTIPHGRDGFPIA